CAGCCCTGGAGCGCATCGGCAGCCGCGGGGAACGCGACGCGTTTGAAACGGAAGCCGGACTGACCGCCTGCCGCAGCGTTTTTGCCTCCGTTCATGAACCCTGGATGCTCCGCGTGGATGCGGACGCCGGACAGGAGGAAGTGGCGCGAAGAGTCCGGGAGGCCTTGCGGGAGTTTTTGCCGGAAAATACGGTGGAATAAGGATTGAGGGCCGGACCAGGCATCACAGCCGGAATCCGGATATTTTCCTCTGGCCTCTCTGCCCTTGATTTTTGATGACCGGGCTTATTGATCCGCGTAAACCGTCGGATCGGGGATTCCGGCTTCGCGGAAGGCTTCCCGGCGTTCCAGGCAGGTGGAGCAGGTTCCGCAGTGGATGCGGCCCCCCTTGTAGCAGGAATAGGTGCGGGAGAAGTCCACGCCCAGTTCCTGGCCCATCCGGGCGATGCCTCCCTTGGAGGAGTGGATGAAGGGGCGCAGGATGCCCAGCCCGGCGTAGGTCCCCAGCCGGATGGCTTCCGTCATGGCCGCCATGAATTCCTCCCGGCAGTCCGGGTAGATGCTGTGGTCCCCGGAATGGGCGGCAATGACGAGCTGCTGCGCGCCGTGGCTTTCCGCAATCCCCGCCGCCATGGACAGGAAAATGCCGTTGCGGAAAGGGACGACGGTCTGCTTCATCAGTTCTGCGTCGTATGTTCCGTCCGGAATATCGTCCGCGCCGGAAAGAAGAGCGGATTTCAAATGGGCGGCAATAGGGGTGATGTCGACAATGCGGTGTTCTACGCCGAGACTGGCCGCCTGCCACGCGGCGCATTCCAGCTCCCGTTCGGCGTGGTTGGAGGCATAGTCAAAGCTGAGGGCCAGCTTCACGTGGTGGTTTTTGTGCGCCCAGTGCAGGGCCACGCTGGAGTCCAGGCCTCCGCTGAGCAGAACGGCGGTTTCCATTCTTTCCATGGCGGTCTTCAAGGGTTAAAGGGGGCGGTTTTCAGGATTGTGCTCGGCCATGGCGGTGAGCTGGATGCCGCCGCGGGGGGAGAACCTGCCCTCCACCTTCAGCCAGCGGGGGGAGATGGCCGCCACGAGGTCGTCCGTGATGCGGTTGACGATTTGTTCGTTGAAGGCGGGATAGTTGCGGTAGGAAGCCAGGTAGTACTTGAGGGACTTGGTTTCCACACAGTGTCCGTCCGGCACGTAGGTGATCGTCAGGTGGCAGGAATCCGGCTGGCCGGTGACGGGGCAGAGGGAGGAAAATTCGTGCGTGTCCAGCGTGATGGTGTAGGGGCGGGTGCCGCGGTTGGGGAAGGATTCCAGCTTGGCGTCGTCCGGACTGGTGAAGAAGGAGCTTTGGGAGCCGAGAAGGGTCAGATTGTCAGACATGGTTGGTTGATATGATGGTGAAGGACGGGAAGTTCATTCTTCCCGTGGAGAAGCTTTTGGTTTTTCCTCAGGCTGCCTGCCGGGGAACTCTTTCACGTACAGGTCCTGCTGGGGGAAGGGGATAGAGATGCCGTACTCGTTGAACGCATGATAGATGCGTTCGCGCACCGTGGAAAGGCTGGAGGCTTTCGTCATGACGGGAATCCACACCCATACGCCGAGATTCACGGAGCTGTCTCCGAAGCTGTCCAGAACCACGCTGGTTTTCTTGATCTTGGAAAGAAAGGGCAGAGAGGAGAGTGCTTCCAAAACGATGCCGCGCGCCTTTTCTACGTCCGTACCGTAGGAAATGCCCACCTCCACCTTCACGCATTCGAATTTGTGGTTGCGGGTCATGTTCCGGAAGTTTTTGTTGAAGAGCTGGGAATTCTGGAAGGCGATGATGGAGCCGTCCAGCGTTTCGATCATCGTGGAACGGTACCCCAGGGAGGAAACGCGCCCCCGGTAGCCGTCGCATTCAATCATGTCCCCCTGCCGCAGGCGCCCCAGCATCAGG
This genomic stretch from Akkermansia biwaensis harbors:
- the queF gene encoding preQ(1) synthase; this encodes MSDNLTLLGSQSSFFTSPDDAKLESFPNRGTRPYTITLDTHEFSSLCPVTGQPDSCHLTITYVPDGHCVETKSLKYYLASYRNYPAFNEQIVNRITDDLVAAISPRWLKVEGRFSPRGGIQLTAMAEHNPENRPL
- the queC gene encoding 7-cyano-7-deazaguanine synthase QueC, which produces MERMETAVLLSGGLDSSVALHWAHKNHHVKLALSFDYASNHAERELECAAWQAASLGVEHRIVDITPIAAHLKSALLSGADDIPDGTYDAELMKQTVVPFRNGIFLSMAAGIAESHGAQQLVIAAHSGDHSIYPDCREEFMAAMTEAIRLGTYAGLGILRPFIHSSKGGIARMGQELGVDFSRTYSCYKGGRIHCGTCSTCLERREAFREAGIPDPTVYADQ